The nucleotide sequence AAAAAAGATTAGTTGAATTTAATTTACTAAACAAATTAAAGAATAATAGAAAAATAAATATTATTGAGCCCATAGGATATTTAGAATTTTTAATGTTAGAAAAAAACGCTAAATTAATTTTAACAGATAGTGGTGGAGTCCAAGAAGAGGCATGTATTTTAAAAACTCCTTGTATAACTTTAAGAAACAACACTGAAAGACCTGAAACTTTAAGTGTTGGAGCAAATATTTTAGTAGGAGATGATAAAGAAAAATTAATTAATGCAGTTAATCTTATGCTTAATAAAAATAGAAATTGGATAAATCCATTTGGAGATGGAAAAAGTGGTGAAAAAATTGTAAAGATTCTAATCAATAAAATAAATTAATAATACAATCATTAAGGTGGTATTATGGGTAAATTATTATTAAAAACTCCATGCACAACTTGGACCTTTGATAATTTAATGGCTTGTGTATTTGGAATAAAGATCTCTGATGTTAAGGTATATTTTGATATTTTAAAAAACGGACCCTCAAAGATAAATGAAATTGCTGAAAGAATTAATAGAAATAGGAGTACTGTTCAAAGATCTGTTCAAAATCTAATGAATGCAGGTTTAGTAAAAAGAAAGCAGGTGAATATAAAAGAAGGAGGCTATTATTTTATTTATGAAGCAATTCCTTTTGAAGATGCTAAAAAAATCATAAAGAAGACGATAAAAGAGTGGTGTAACAATATGGAAAAATGGATTGATGAATTAAAATTTGAAGATGTTATTGAGGAGTATTTCAAAGAGCAATAAATTTTGGTAGATAATATGAAGATAATATTCTTAGGAACTGGAGCGGCAGTTCCATCTAAAAATAGAAATCACATTGGCATAGCATTTAAGTTTAAAAGTGAAGTGTTTTTGTTTGATTGTGGAGAAAATATACAGAGACAGATGCTATTTACCGAAGTTTCTCCAATGAAGATTAGTCATATATTTATAACTCATTTACATGGAGATCACATATTAGGACTTCCCGGGCTATTACAGAGTTTAGGTTTTTTTGGAAGAGATAAGGAAATCAATATTTATGGACCAGTAGGTTTAAGAGAAGTTATTGAGAGTTCTTTAAAGTTGGGTTATCATATTATTGAATATCCAATAAAAGTATATGAGATTTCAGCAAAAGAGCCATTAAAAATTCTCCAATGTGAAGATTATGAGATAATTGCCTATCCTACTAAGCATAGTGTCCCTTCTTATGCATATATATTTAGAGAGATTAAAAAACCTCGATTAGATCTGGAAAAAGTTAAAAAACTTAAAATAAAAATAGGGCCTGACTTAAAAAAACTGAAAAATGGAGAGCCAGTTAAAAACATATATGGAGAAATTATAAAACCAGAAGAAGTTTTACTTCCTCCAAAAAAAGGTTTTTGCTTAGCTTATAGTGGAGATACACTCCCATTAGAAGATTTTGGAAAATATTTAAATGAATTAGAATGTGATGTATTAATTCACGAAGCAACATTTGATGATTCTGAAAAAGAAATAGCCAAAGAGAACATGCATTCAACAATTGGAGATGCTGTAAATATTGCCAAATTGGCAAATGTTAAGGCGTTAATATTGACTCACATTTCAGCAAGGTATGATAAGGAAGAATACTTTAACCAATATAAAAAAAATGTTAAACAGTATAATGAGAACTTTGAAATTATTATCAGCAATGATTTAGATAGTTATGATGTAAAAGATTTATTAAGGTGAAAAAATGAAAATATCAATATTGGGAGGAACTGGAGACCAAGGATTTGGTTTAGCTTTAAGGTTAGCTAAAAACAATAAGATAATAATTGGTTCAAGGAAAAAAGAAAAAGCAGAAGAAGCAGCTAAAAGAGCTAAAGAGATATTAAAGCAGAGAGGAATTGAGGCAGATATCGTTGGATTAGAAAATAAAGATGCTGCAAAAGAGGGGGATGTTGTTATTTTATCAATACCTTATGAATATACATTATCTACAATAAAACAATTAAAAGAAGAACTTAAAGGGAAAATTGTTGTTTCTATTGGCGTTCCTTTGGCAACAGTTATTGGTGATAAACCAACAAGATTATTGTTTCCACCAGACGGTTCTGTGGCTGAAATGATACAAAATGTATTAAAAGAAAGTAAAGTAGTTAGTGCATTCCAAAATGTTTGTCATGCAGTTTTAGAAGATTTAGATAATCCAGTAGATTGTGATATTTTAGTTTGTGGAAATGATGAAGAAGCAAAAAAAGTAGTTATTAATTTAGCAAACCAAATTGATGGTGTTAGAGCAATAGATTGTGGAAATTTAAAAAAATCAAGGATAATTGAGTCAATAACTCCATTATTAATTGGATTAAATATAAAATACAAGGCAAAAGGCACTGGAATTAGGATTACTAATTTGGAGATTTAATTATTCTTTAATTAATTCTACAAGTTTTTCTATATTTTTTATTCCTTTATCAAAATCATTTAAATTTAAAAACTCATTTTTAGAATGAGCATACTCTAATTTACCAACTCCATAAATCACAACATCTGCATTTAAAAATTTGTTTATATAGTATGCTTCACAAGTCGCATTAAAAAAGGATATTTCATAATATTTGGA is from Methanocaldococcus sp. and encodes:
- a CDS encoding helix-turn-helix domain-containing protein, with product MGKLLLKTPCTTWTFDNLMACVFGIKISDVKVYFDILKNGPSKINEIAERINRNRSTVQRSVQNLMNAGLVKRKQVNIKEGGYYFIYEAIPFEDAKKIIKKTIKEWCNNMEKWIDELKFEDVIEEYFKEQ
- the rnz gene encoding ribonuclease Z → MKIIFLGTGAAVPSKNRNHIGIAFKFKSEVFLFDCGENIQRQMLFTEVSPMKISHIFITHLHGDHILGLPGLLQSLGFFGRDKEINIYGPVGLREVIESSLKLGYHIIEYPIKVYEISAKEPLKILQCEDYEIIAYPTKHSVPSYAYIFREIKKPRLDLEKVKKLKIKIGPDLKKLKNGEPVKNIYGEIIKPEEVLLPPKKGFCLAYSGDTLPLEDFGKYLNELECDVLIHEATFDDSEKEIAKENMHSTIGDAVNIAKLANVKALILTHISARYDKEEYFNQYKKNVKQYNENFEIIISNDLDSYDVKDLLR
- the npdG gene encoding NADPH-dependent F420 reductase, whose protein sequence is MKISILGGTGDQGFGLALRLAKNNKIIIGSRKKEKAEEAAKRAKEILKQRGIEADIVGLENKDAAKEGDVVILSIPYEYTLSTIKQLKEELKGKIVVSIGVPLATVIGDKPTRLLFPPDGSVAEMIQNVLKESKVVSAFQNVCHAVLEDLDNPVDCDILVCGNDEEAKKVVINLANQIDGVRAIDCGNLKKSRIIESITPLLIGLNIKYKAKGTGIRITNLEI